The segment CGGATTCCCACGCTGATCACGGAAACCTCTTTGCCTGATCTGAGCCAAGTGGACTACAATAACCGTATTCGATACAGTTAACCAGTGACTATCTGAATCAACGAACTGAATCCGGTTGATCGTCCCCTCCCGTCTGACTAACTGGTCAGCTGATCGCCTTATCCCGCCTCGTCTCCTACCAGTTTTCTGCACCAAACCCATGAGTAAAACACCGGACAACAAACCGGCTTCCTCGAGAAGTCGTATCCTTCTCTGGACCGTCATCGGCCTCGCCGTTGGTGGGTTCCTGCTATGGGATCAGTACGATCAGGGCAACCTCAAACCTTACCTGGTAATGATCGGGCTTGAAGAAGAGTCTACCCCCGCCAAAAGGTCGACGTCTACCAAATCTGAGATCTCTTCGAAATCGAAAAAGGCCCCTGCAGATACCGTCGCCGAATCGAATGCGGAGAAATCAGCGAAGGTCTCTGCCGAAGCTGATTCAACCAAAACACAAGAGCCCGGATCTCCGCCAGAGCCTGTCGCCGAAACAGTCACGACGGAGGTTGCTCCTGAGCAACTCAAGCCAGTTCCAGTAGAACCCATCGAAGCGTCCACTGACGAAGTTGGGAGCCCAAGTGAAGAATCCGTAGAAGTGACTGATTCTGAAGCAACACCTGCGGAATCCGAACCGTCTTTCGACGAACAACCAGTACCAGCCCCAGATTCCGCACCGGTCATCTCCGAAGTGGATTCGGCAAGCACCACGGTCGAAGAAAAAACAGAATCAGAAGACGAAGTCGTCGTGACAGAAGCCCCACCATCTCCAGAACCCGCACTACCGAGTGAGCCTAAGGAAGAGGAAAGCAGCGACTTCCCTGCGACAGAAAGTGCGCTGGACACTCTGACGAATTCAACCAGAATCAACAGGCCAGATGATCTCAAACCAGAGTCTGTGAACGCATCAATTCCGACGAAAGTATTCAGCTACGCTAACCGGGTACTCAAGAAATATGATCTTGATCGTAGTACAAGTCTGGAGCCAGCCGAGTATCAACAGCTATCAGATGCCGAGTCGCTGAAACAGGCCGATGTCGACGGCAATCAGAAAATTACGCTTCAGGAACTTGCGCAGTACATGGCCAATTATGGCGAGCATCGACGTATCCGCTTGCTCTCCCCTTATTCGGGTGAGAAACAGGCTGACGAGCCAAATCGGGCCACGAACTCCGAAGCCGCTCTTAATCCGGACGACCAACCTGAACCCGAAAAGAGCGCTGAAGAAAAAGAGCAAACACGGCGGAGAAGTTTGAAGTACGCCGTCAAACCTTCCCGTCTGCCTGAAGGTTTACCAAACTGGTTTCTGGGACTGGATCGAAATGGCGACGCTCAACTATCTATCTCCGAGTTCGCACCGAGTGCAGGGCAGCTTAAAGTCGACGAATTCCGAAAGCTCGACTTGAACAGTGACGGTTTGGTGACCCCCGAAGAGTACAAGCGAGCCCCAAAAGGTAAATAGCCCATCATCTCGGACTCAAAAAAATTGCCCTGCATCTCACTTTAGTCAGATGCAGAGCAATTATCTTTTAGCTGTTCTTTAAACGTCGCCAGATTGAAGCCATTCAGACCAGTTCTACAGTTCGGTAATGGAACTGTCTTCAATCGGTTGTCGGCCACTAAAGCCGGCGTCGCTGTCATGCCAGAAACCGACTTCTGTTTCGCCCAGCATCCAGCAGAGACAGGCCTCGCGTCCTTCATGGTATGTCGGAAAGTCTACCAGCCCTTTGACCGGGTCTTTCAATTCGACGCCCAGTTTCTGCAGCTCTTCTACAAAGCCGTCCAGACGATCAATATCGGCTTCCAGTTCCTTCTCGATATGCAGAACTTCTTCTTCATAAGGATTGTCTTCCGCGCGGGTCGTTTTGTTGCTGTTGTGCCGTACACGGGCAAGTCGATTACGACGTTCGTGGACGTCGTTATAAAGCTCGACAATGTCCGAAACAATGGCACTGACTAGTGGGAGCATTCGGTTGGCATCGTCGACACCGAAAAATTTCCTGTCAGCTGCAGTATTCATGGTTTCGCTCCCTTCGGGTCCGCTATATGAAGTTGGCTGAGATAATACGACCGAGACTTATTTGAATCAATACGGACTGTTAAATTCTCCCCGGTCGAATTCATTATAGACAACGGAAAGGAGAACGGCATACCCACAGAAAAAACAGCCCTGCAGAATTGTAGAAATTCCAACTCAACAATTGTTCGCTTTCCTGCAAACTTTCTAGTCTATTTTTCCGGAATTTGTCGGCCCTGGTTGTATCCATATCCATTTTCAGGTGTTTTTTCCGGAAACTGTTCCTCCGCGCGCTCGGTAACCACTTCAAGCCAGAACAAGCCAATACGACTGTTTTTCATAGGGAGCCTTGGTTCCTCACCATCCATTTTACTGGACAGTTCAACTTTGTCGTTTGTTTTTTACGCCTCATTAAATCGACCAAATGGACACTCTCCCAACACAACCAAATTTCGCCAGGGACCATTCGGTGACATAATGGTAACCCTAAAGTGAATACACTGATGAAATTGACTATTTCACTTAAGAATATCTGCAATGTTTATCGTGCACTTTCCTACGGTGGCTGGGACTGGATCTCTGGTTGTTGGTCACCGACAATCTCGGGATGACTCCGTACGACAAATTGAATCTCTTTTCTTAGCGATCAAACCAGATCGAATGACTCTTGCCAATCGAGTTCCCACCATGCCAAAACTTGTCACTGTCGCTCTGTTCCTGATGATCAGCCTTGGGGTTCTGTTTTCCTTACTGACGACGAATGCGAATCCCACTTCAAATGAAAAACAAACGGACGTTCGCATTGTTGTATTGGGTGACTCCATCACGAAGGGAGTGCGGACGGGAGTCGCTGCGACTGAAATCTATCGACACCTGATTGAACAGGAATTGTCCACACCAGAACATACCGTGGAAGTTCTTAATGAGGGCATCGGCGGGGAGCGAACGGACCAGGCGATAAAGCGGTTACAGAAAACGGTCATCGACAGGAACCCGGACATCGTTACGGTTATGTACGGAACGAACGACAGTTATGTCGATCAAGGGAAAACCGAAAGCCGATTGTCGGTGGAAGAATACAGAAGCAACCTCGAAAAGATTGTCGAGCAGATGAAGCAGGCCGGCATCACCGTCGTGCTCATGACGGAACCACGCTGGGGATCAAAAGCGGCGAACGGACTCGGTGAAAACCCGAATGTTCGGTTGGAGAAATATATGGATGCCTGTAGAAAAGTCGCCGAGAAAATGGGCGTTTCACTTGTTGATAATTATTCCGCCTGGAAAGAAGCAGAAGACGCCGGAGCAAACCTGTCATCTTGGACAACTGATGAATGCCATCCAAATCCGAAAGGCCACGAAAAGCTTGCGACCACCATTGTGCCGGTGGTGCGTCCTCTCGTCGAGAACTTGAAACAGTCCGCTGTACCATCTAACTGACGTCACCTAAACAACTCTAGCCTGACTTTGTTTCAGGATTGCTTCGCCAACTTCTGACTCAAGTCGACCAGTTGTTGCAACTTCTGTGCAGCACCGCGCGATTCGAGGACACTCCTGGCTTGCTGGGTTCCCTCGGCGACGGTCGCACAACGGCCTGTTAACCAGAGGGCGGCGGCCGTATTGGCGAGCACCATATTTGTAGGCCCCCCTTTATCGCCGCCAAAGATACCGCGAATAAGCGTGGCACTTTCCTCAGGGGAACTAACTGTCAGTTCTTCAACTCGGCAGGGTTCCAGTTCGAATGACTCAGGGGTCCACGTCATTGGTTCGGCCTGACCATTTTCAACGATCCAGGCAACTGTTTCCCCCCAAAGACAAATCTCGTCGATTTCATCATTCCCGCAAATGACAGCAGCCTTGTGTGTTCCTAGACGGGCAAGTGCGTGGGCAATCTTTCGGGCGTGCTCGTTGCTGTTCGTGCCTA is part of the Polystyrenella longa genome and harbors:
- a CDS encoding DUF2203 domain-containing protein, encoding MNTAADRKFFGVDDANRMLPLVSAIVSDIVELYNDVHERRNRLARVRHNSNKTTRAEDNPYEEEVLHIEKELEADIDRLDGFVEELQKLGVELKDPVKGLVDFPTYHEGREACLCWMLGETEVGFWHDSDAGFSGRQPIEDSSITEL
- a CDS encoding SGNH/GDSL hydrolase family protein, whose amino-acid sequence is MFIVHFPTVAGTGSLVVGHRQSRDDSVRQIESLFLAIKPDRMTLANRVPTMPKLVTVALFLMISLGVLFSLLTTNANPTSNEKQTDVRIVVLGDSITKGVRTGVAATEIYRHLIEQELSTPEHTVEVLNEGIGGERTDQAIKRLQKTVIDRNPDIVTVMYGTNDSYVDQGKTESRLSVEEYRSNLEKIVEQMKQAGITVVLMTEPRWGSKAANGLGENPNVRLEKYMDACRKVAEKMGVSLVDNYSAWKEAEDAGANLSSWTTDECHPNPKGHEKLATTIVPVVRPLVENLKQSAVPSN
- a CDS encoding EF-hand domain-containing protein, with amino-acid sequence MSKTPDNKPASSRSRILLWTVIGLAVGGFLLWDQYDQGNLKPYLVMIGLEEESTPAKRSTSTKSEISSKSKKAPADTVAESNAEKSAKVSAEADSTKTQEPGSPPEPVAETVTTEVAPEQLKPVPVEPIEASTDEVGSPSEESVEVTDSEATPAESEPSFDEQPVPAPDSAPVISEVDSASTTVEEKTESEDEVVVTEAPPSPEPALPSEPKEEESSDFPATESALDTLTNSTRINRPDDLKPESVNASIPTKVFSYANRVLKKYDLDRSTSLEPAEYQQLSDAESLKQADVDGNQKITLQELAQYMANYGEHRRIRLLSPYSGEKQADEPNRATNSEAALNPDDQPEPEKSAEEKEQTRRRSLKYAVKPSRLPEGLPNWFLGLDRNGDAQLSISEFAPSAGQLKVDEFRKLDLNSDGLVTPEEYKRAPKGK